In Amaranthus tricolor cultivar Red isolate AtriRed21 chromosome 3, ASM2621246v1, whole genome shotgun sequence, a single window of DNA contains:
- the LOC130807575 gene encoding palmitoyl-monogalactosyldiacylglycerol delta-7 desaturase, chloroplastic-like, translated as MAFIASFPSFKLNPSLIYQNNNNPQTKTLCPKPKLPIFKNTISKRVIITSKSPISISNKRTVLEAAEIPILILDSESDSHKIWWSNVVVKKPKNVFAKRKWNSIDVGNLCLLIGLHALALFAPFTFSWGAVTVAVVLYLLTGCLGVTLSYHRNLAHKSFKLPKWLEYIFAYCGVLALQGDPIGWVSTHRYHHQFCDSEKDPHTPIKGFWFSHVNWVFDTNSIFEKCIEPSSLENSKSLVSKLPSTKDPPFSLSSLLGLPQCGETVNVQDLENQPFYRFIRSTYILHGLLFGLLLYAFGGFPYLVWGLGVSSVLSHQSTFMVNSVCHIWGNQTWNTGDLSKNNWWVALLSFGEGWHNNHHAFPYSARHGLEWWQVDMTWYIVKLLQILGLATDVKVPSKAHKERLTLKSEAI; from the exons ATGGCTTTTATCGCCTCATTTCCAAGCTTCAAACTTAACCCATCTcttatttatcaaaataataataacccaCAAACTAAAACTCTATGCCCTAAACCCAAACTACCTATTTTTAAAAACACCATTTCAAAGCGTgtaataataacatcaaaatctccaatttctaTAAGCAATAAGAGGACAGTACTCGAGGCAGCAGAAATTCCGATTCTGATTCTGGATTCGGAATCGGATTCCCATAAAATTTGGTGGTCTAATGTTGTAGTGAAGAAACCAAAGAATGTGTTTGCAAAACGGAAATGGAATTCTATAGATGTTGGGAATTTATGTTTGCTCATAGGGTTGCATGCATTGGCTTTGTTTGCACCATTTACCTTTAGTTGGGGTGCAGTAACAGTGGCTGTAGTGCTATATTTACTAACTGGTTGTTTGGGTGTAACACTTTCATATCACCGTAATTTAGCTCATAAGAGTTTCAAACTACCTAAATGGCTTGAATACATCTTTGCTTATTGCGGGGTTTTGGCCTTGCAG GGAGATCCAATTGGTTGGGTGAGCACACATCGATACCATCATCAATTTTGTGATTCAGAAAAAGATCCACATACTCCAAttaaaggattttggttcagcCATGTTAATTGGGTATTCGatactaattctatttttgaaaag TGTATAGAGCCATCATCCCTTGAAAATTCCAAGTCCTTGGTGTCGAAATTACCTTCAACTAAGGATCCTCCCTTTTCTCTTTCGTCATTATTAGGTCTGCCTCAG TGTGGGGAAACAGTTAATGTGCAAGACCTAGAGAATCAACCATTTTATAGGTTTATCAGAAGCACATATATTTTGCATGGACTTTTATTTGGATTGCTTCTTTATGCTTTTGGAGGATTTCCATACCTTGTGTGGGGTTTG GGTGTAAGCAGTGTATTGTCGCATCAATCCACGTTTATGGTGAACTCTGTGTGTCATATATGGGGAAATCAAACTTGGAATACCGGtgatttatcaaaaaataattg GTGGGTAGCATTGCTATCATTTGGAGAAGGTTGGCACAACAATCACCATGCATTTCCGTACTCAGCCAGGCATGGTTTAGAGTGGTGGCAAGTTGACATGACTTGGTATATTGTAAAGCTTCTTCAAATACTTGGTTTAGCCACAGATGTTAAGGTTCCAAGTAAGGCGCACAAAGAACGCTTAACTCTTAAAAGTGAAGCCATCTAA
- the LOC130808603 gene encoding tetraspanin-9-like: MNNNWIVKGLIIFSVSISMITIVSTGLWLLNQTSDKCLSNTTTSGGHGEFTSFIYVGAGLCLIFSVLYLFTVLPVRQNWRHNGDQRMILAISCCGMQLLMLILFASLYALTQSSVGFGTLKTWISRPERWMNIKHCLYEDTRVCADFQNKFADDTQDKFFHRDFTPIQSGCCKPPLECSFSYSSPTIWMKPENGTYSNHDCYEWDNNPKKLCYNCDVCKLGYAHELKNAWTISSFVVIVAWLIFVLGFILPRVFIRNQDEVEQLIENHQLS, from the exons atgaataataattgGATTGTGAAAGGATTGATAATCTTTTCAGTAAGTATTTCCATGATCACAATCGTATCGACAGGATTATGGTTGTTGAATCAAACCAGCGATAAGTGTTTAAGCAACACAACCACAAGCGGAGGCCATGGAGAATTCACTTCATTTATCTATGTCGGTGCAGGATTATGcctaatattttcagttttgtaCCTGTTTACAGTACTTCCTGTGCGCCAGAATTGGAGACATAATGGTGATCAGCGTATGATTCTTGCTATTAGTTGCTGCGGGATGCAGCTTCTTATGCTCATATTGTTTGCTAGTCTTTACGCACTTACTCAAAGTAGTGTTGGTTTTGGTACACTTAAGACGTGGATTAGTCGTCCAGAAAGATGGATGAATATTAAGCATTGTCTTTATGAGGATACCAGAGTTTGTGCTGATTTTCAGAACAAGTTTGCTGATGATACTCAAGATAAGTTTTTTCATAGAGATTTCACACCCATTCAG TCAGGATGTTGCAAACCGCCATTGGAGTGTAGCTTCAGTTACTCCAGCCCAACTATTTGGATGAAGCCAGAAAATGGTACCTACTCAAACCATGATTGCTATGAGTGGGACAATAACCCTAAGAAGCTATGTTACAATTGTGATGTCTGCAAGCTAGGTTATGCTCATGAACTGAAGAATGCATGGACTATCAGTAGTTTTGTTGTGATTGTAGCTTGGTTAATCTTTGTTTTAGGTTTTATATTACCCAGAGTTTTTATTAGGAATCAGGATGAAGTTGAACAATTAATTGAGAATCATCAATTATCTTAG